The following are encoded together in the Bernardetia sp. genome:
- a CDS encoding ABC transporter substrate-binding protein, with protein MRFSLFLNTIASLLFIFLTNYSSAQVDYQSYYQKGKTQLANKDYSAARQSLIMVMQEDPKNGFFFPASYLYSMASYKGGDLKTAYTKISELIEKAKGATLPADQFQEMLYLGGVIAFESDQSLQAMTWLENIKGSKIRASIQNLKATFLPKKSLAELKLLYQQFSKDRILSEALADKMAMQQEISEEEQKLLKNIEFAYGYTSPYAKKTNNISTEKAIKKDKYNVAVMLPFKLKNESSAREVQSFLDLYEGMKIAQQDLESEGIKINLLPFDTENDAVNVRSLIELPAMKNIDMFFGPLYPTTFPIVSEFAQENNINMVNPLSYTPDLIEGKKNTYLFEPSYTTQAKAVADYSFDSLNADKAYIIYGTSRKDEIMANAYKKIVEERGGKVMAFEQIEAGKSTFNKIRNVLSPIASKPQRPKEGQTFKKPEGDTTSHIFVASSELAVAGSVISVLKTSMVDIPLFIDKDWLKFEQIDMNDFMDRSVFFIYTDYISPLKNDDFIKKYIEKTNLLPSEYAYIGYESLYFFGKTMHKYGVNFQNQLQKERFRDGKVMIGQNYFGSNDNQLVPLLRFLNNRLEIVNHFYKD; from the coding sequence ATGCGTTTTAGTTTATTTTTAAATACAATAGCTAGTTTGCTATTTATTTTTCTTACAAATTATTCTTCTGCACAAGTAGATTATCAGAGCTATTATCAGAAAGGCAAAACACAGCTTGCTAATAAAGATTACTCAGCAGCTCGCCAAAGCCTAATTATGGTAATGCAAGAAGACCCAAAAAATGGATTTTTCTTCCCTGCCAGTTATCTCTATTCGATGGCAAGCTATAAAGGTGGTGACCTCAAAACAGCTTATACAAAAATTAGTGAGCTGATAGAAAAAGCAAAAGGTGCTACTCTTCCAGCTGACCAATTTCAAGAAATGCTCTATTTGGGTGGTGTAATTGCCTTCGAATCAGACCAATCTTTACAAGCTATGACTTGGTTAGAAAATATTAAAGGTTCTAAAATACGTGCTTCTATACAAAATTTAAAAGCAACCTTTTTACCTAAAAAATCGCTTGCAGAGTTAAAACTGTTGTACCAACAATTTTCAAAAGACCGTATTTTATCAGAGGCTTTAGCTGATAAAATGGCAATGCAACAAGAAATTTCAGAAGAAGAGCAAAAGTTGCTAAAAAATATTGAATTTGCTTATGGGTATACGTCTCCTTATGCAAAAAAGACAAACAATATAAGCACGGAAAAAGCTATAAAAAAAGACAAATACAATGTAGCTGTGATGTTGCCTTTTAAGTTGAAAAATGAGAGTTCGGCTCGTGAAGTACAGTCTTTCTTAGATTTGTATGAAGGAATGAAAATAGCACAACAAGATTTAGAAAGTGAAGGCATAAAAATAAATCTACTTCCTTTTGATACAGAAAACGATGCTGTTAATGTTAGAAGTTTGATAGAACTTCCAGCTATGAAAAATATAGATATGTTTTTTGGTCCTTTATATCCAACTACATTTCCAATAGTTTCAGAATTTGCACAAGAGAATAACATAAATATGGTAAATCCTCTTTCTTATACGCCAGATTTGATTGAAGGGAAAAAGAATACTTACCTTTTCGAACCAAGTTATACAACACAGGCGAAAGCTGTTGCAGATTATTCCTTTGATTCTCTCAATGCAGACAAAGCATATATTATCTATGGCACATCTCGTAAAGACGAAATTATGGCAAATGCCTATAAAAAAATAGTAGAAGAAAGAGGAGGTAAAGTAATGGCTTTCGAACAGATAGAAGCAGGTAAATCTACATTTAATAAAATTAGAAATGTCTTGAGCCCAATAGCTTCTAAACCACAAAGACCAAAAGAAGGTCAAACTTTTAAAAAACCAGAAGGTGACACCACATCTCATATTTTTGTAGCAAGTTCAGAGTTGGCAGTAGCTGGTTCTGTTATTAGTGTTTTGAAAACTTCTATGGTAGATATTCCTCTTTTTATAGATAAAGATTGGCTAAAGTTCGAACAAATTGATATGAATGATTTTATGGACAGGTCTGTGTTCTTTATTTATACAGATTATATCAGTCCGTTGAAAAATGATGATTTTATCAAAAAATATATAGAAAAGACAAATCTTTTACCTTCTGAATATGCCTATATAGGTTATGAGTCACTTTACTTTTTTGGAAAGACAATGCACAAATACGGTGTAAATTTCCAAAATCAGTTACAAAAAGAGCGTTTTAGAGATGGAAAAGTAATGATAGGTCAAAATTATTTTGGTTCGAATGATAATCAACTTGTTCCTTTATTACGTTTTCTCAATAACCGTTTAGAAATAGTAAATCATTTTTATAAAGACTAA
- the coaD gene encoding pantetheine-phosphate adenylyltransferase, with amino-acid sequence MEDNTQHIPRIAIFPGSFDPFTKGHEDVVRRGLHLFDKIIISIGFNSQKKRFFELETMEKMIQETFKDEDRIEVQTYSELTALFAKRNGARFILRGIRNTTDFEYETPISQANKHVDSDIETVFLITSPQYTFISSSIVRELYRYGQDVSKFVPYQLPVISNQ; translated from the coding sequence ATGGAAGATAATACACAACATATTCCACGTATCGCCATTTTCCCTGGTTCTTTTGACCCATTCACAAAAGGACATGAAGATGTTGTGAGACGTGGACTTCATCTTTTTGACAAAATCATTATTTCTATTGGATTTAATAGCCAAAAGAAGCGTTTTTTTGAACTAGAAACAATGGAAAAGATGATACAAGAGACCTTTAAGGATGAAGATAGAATAGAAGTTCAGACCTATTCCGAACTTACAGCACTTTTTGCCAAACGAAATGGAGCAAGGTTTATTCTTCGTGGAATCAGAAATACAACAGATTTTGAATACGAAACTCCCATTTCACAAGCCAATAAGCATGTAGATTCAGATATCGAAACCGTTTTCTTGATTACTTCGCCTCAATATACGTTTATTAGTTCTTCTATCGTAAGAGAATTGTATCGTTATGGACAAGATGTTAGTAAATTTGTTCCTTATCAACTTCCAGTAATCAGTAACCAGTAA
- a CDS encoding RluA family pseudouridine synthase, with product MTEKPFRVIYEDNHLLIVNKAAGLLSQGDNTGDDSLVDLAKEYIRKKYDKPGNVFCGLVHRLDRPVSGVVVLGKTSKGLERMSKLFRNREINKVYWAVVKRRPPNKEDKLVHYLEKDSKTNTVKVYDEPTGKAQRAELKYRYIGKLNLFHLLEVTPLTGRPHQIRVQLAAMGCPIRGDVKYGYKKANEDGNINLHARRINFIHPVKKEPLICLAGVPQNPFWEEFLTIDDFKVKEKQLEYLYSM from the coding sequence ATTACAGAAAAACCGTTCCGAGTTATTTATGAAGACAATCATTTGCTTATCGTCAATAAAGCAGCAGGTTTGCTTTCTCAAGGCGACAATACAGGTGATGATTCGTTGGTGGACTTGGCAAAAGAATATATCAGAAAAAAATACGACAAACCAGGAAATGTTTTCTGTGGTTTGGTGCATCGCCTAGACCGTCCTGTAAGTGGAGTAGTAGTGTTGGGAAAAACGTCTAAGGGATTGGAACGTATGTCCAAACTTTTTAGAAACCGAGAAATCAATAAAGTGTATTGGGCTGTGGTGAAGCGCAGACCACCCAATAAAGAAGACAAATTGGTTCATTATCTTGAAAAAGACTCTAAAACAAATACTGTAAAAGTGTATGATGAACCCACTGGAAAAGCGCAGCGTGCTGAACTCAAATACAGATACATTGGAAAATTAAATCTCTTTCATCTGTTAGAAGTTACCCCTCTGACAGGCAGACCTCATCAGATTCGTGTGCAGTTAGCAGCTATGGGTTGTCCTATTCGTGGTGATGTGAAATATGGTTATAAAAAAGCCAATGAAGATGGAAATATCAACCTTCATGCACGTAGAATAAATTTTATTCATCCAGTAAAAAAAGAACCTCTAATTTGTTTGGCTGGTGTTCCTCAAAATCCTTTTTGGGAAGAATTTTTGACCATAGATGATTTTAAAGTCAAAGAAAAACAGCTAGAATATTTATATTCTATGTAA
- a CDS encoding DUF4442 domain-containing protein, producing MNKLEKTVHKLQKYPTWVLSFAIGRVVKFVGTASCSFDVMTKEKVVISLRNKPKVRNHIGQIHAAAMVLLAETATGMVVGMNIPDDKLPLMKSIQSKFVKRSQGKMQAEATLTAEQVHQINTLDKGEVTVPVKVTDEIGQEPVICEMVWAWIPKKKK from the coding sequence ATGAACAAATTAGAAAAGACTGTTCACAAATTACAAAAATATCCTACTTGGGTTTTATCTTTTGCCATTGGTAGAGTAGTGAAATTTGTAGGAACGGCTAGTTGTAGCTTTGATGTAATGACAAAAGAAAAAGTGGTAATTTCTTTAAGAAATAAGCCTAAAGTAAGAAATCATATTGGGCAAATTCACGCTGCTGCAATGGTTTTACTTGCCGAAACAGCCACAGGAATGGTTGTGGGAATGAATATTCCAGATGATAAATTACCTTTAATGAAATCTATACAATCAAAATTTGTCAAGCGTTCACAAGGAAAAATGCAAGCAGAAGCCACCCTGACAGCCGAGCAAGTCCATCAAATCAATACATTAGACAAAGGGGAAGTAACTGTACCTGTCAAAGTAACTGATGAAATAGGTCAAGAGCCTGTTATCTGTGAAATGGTTTGGGCTTGGATTCCTAAGAAGAAGAAGTAA
- a CDS encoding acyl-CoA thioesterase: MNKKFKYVSESQVTITELMLPSHSNFSGKIHGGHILNLMDQIAFACASKHSGNYCVTASVNKVDFLNPIEVGDLVTLEASVNFTGRTSMVIGLKVSSENIRTGIIKHCNSSYFTMVAKDENGKSTPVPGIILTTKEEIRRFARSITRQQEGRNRTSRFNEKIFKVEDYLHLLEDSNSKMELEDE; the protein is encoded by the coding sequence ATGAACAAAAAATTCAAATACGTCAGCGAATCACAAGTTACGATTACAGAACTGATGCTACCTTCACATTCTAATTTTAGTGGCAAAATTCACGGAGGACATATACTCAACCTTATGGATCAGATTGCTTTTGCTTGTGCTTCCAAACATTCTGGCAACTACTGTGTAACAGCTTCTGTCAATAAAGTAGATTTCCTAAATCCGATAGAAGTAGGAGACTTGGTTACGCTAGAAGCCTCCGTCAATTTTACGGGCAGAACTTCTATGGTAATTGGATTGAAAGTAAGTTCTGAAAATATCCGAACAGGTATTATCAAACATTGTAATTCCTCATATTTTACGATGGTGGCAAAAGACGAAAACGGAAAAAGTACGCCAGTCCCAGGGATTATCCTCACGACAAAGGAGGAAATTAGACGTTTTGCTAGAAGTATCACAAGACAACAAGAAGGCAGAAACCGAACCTCTAGGTTTAATGAAAAGATTTTTAAAGTGGAAGACTACTTACACCTTCTTGAAGATAGTAATTCTAAAATGGAGTTGGAAGATGAATAA
- a CDS encoding PAS domain-containing protein: MNNTIKYAFGGMLFGLFFPLFAWVLDGVFFKQLAFNWAMVVELHKVNPIHFVIDVAPIVLSAVFAVMGYYLDRLIKTYKQKQADYEQYSQDSKVIVRRMRIGSFVVPAIWIVLLLSSYVFLQQFLSSRQHDASVINTAGRQRMLSQKIAKSALYLSITKGEEQMPYLNALDENVREFKEAYQNLTGEESTMDFSNGHTNSEKVKLLYDSIAPEYHGILSGVEQLLEANNLREGNEGKEASLRDAVDRIRRYESRFLPIMQEIVSTYTDEASEKVTTIESVQLSVIMVLILLVIALAFAVKPTISRVESAFIDVEVAAKEIAERNQELQASEEELRQNAASLESSNKYLEKTQKDLAGYVQRVTEAKKMAKLAAYELYPKENKIIHTEHLNFVLNIDEDKKITPNLLESYIHKDDYDKVIEYQQEAIKHKKDNFYRLRLKTEGLKGWHWFQGATHCILNKKGEVAYIVNSLQDITERVNKENQVENLLQEVNARNQELQSSEEELRQNSEQLQLINDNLFVAQREVEERQKLLVRAEELAQIGSIDFIIANNTFSYSKNLSKIYGLDEEEMKDVRTHDKYYNKEFRKEFRNNIKQIIAGKIDHFSIVGYFDNSKEKIQKVLRLEANLIRDVIGKPERVVGVVQDVTQDTRQKEEIESARKQLESLSNNLQGIMYRALIDEDWTMKFISNGVERITGYPASDFIDNKVRSFSSIIHQEDNFIDAEIEQAIKDKQPYKVEYRLVHKNGSVIWVEETGQIVEDEINKVAYIDGVLMDITQRKEVEEIIEQQTQELLDSSKELQLQQQLLSDAERMAKMGSYVWDLQTREIKHSTNLPNIYGLSEDTLIDQIIFDSIIHPEEREEHQRAIAEAMMKGDRQVFTTYRAKPKELSDEHWKHFRTYAIIEYNEQGEPIAIIGTVQDITEEVLQQQTTKELLEYLTENKKSLDESQLLARVVSYDMDIITKKIEWSGSFDNIFKVETGQIPKDTIVFQEWIEQEDVKELNEAWTVAVNEKQEFNAVYRINTPNEKVFYVRERGYPIFDNEGSLITMKGTLQDITPSEVAKKKLERTSKQLEKQNHNLLSSINYAQRIQSAMLGGTQELNAVFEDAFVFFEPKDVVSGDFYWYNQVGTRKIVIVGDCTGHGVPGAFMSLLGTTLLNEAILQKQITTPSKILDFMQAEIRRILKQDTTGNRDGMDMAIVVVDDSVGMMEFAGAKNPLLYVHKKRKKGGAEENMTMIKGDVHPIGGRTAKFIDAQYTNHIIELEDIETFYIYSDGYQDQFGGEEGRKFLSSKFRQLLYDTHEKSMRRQRVALKRNLMDWVGTDYEQTDDICVMGVTV; this comes from the coding sequence ATGAATAATACCATAAAATATGCTTTTGGTGGTATGTTGTTTGGCTTATTTTTTCCTCTTTTTGCTTGGGTTTTAGATGGTGTGTTCTTCAAACAACTAGCTTTTAATTGGGCTATGGTTGTCGAACTTCACAAAGTAAACCCAATTCACTTTGTTATTGATGTTGCTCCTATAGTATTGAGTGCTGTCTTTGCTGTGATGGGGTATTATTTAGATAGGCTTATCAAGACATACAAGCAGAAGCAAGCAGATTACGAGCAATATTCTCAAGATAGTAAAGTCATAGTGCGTCGTATGCGTATTGGAAGTTTTGTAGTGCCTGCTATATGGATTGTACTTCTCTTGAGTAGTTATGTGTTTTTGCAACAATTTTTATCTAGTCGCCAACACGATGCTAGTGTTATCAATACGGCAGGTAGGCAGCGAATGCTAAGTCAAAAAATTGCAAAAAGTGCTTTGTACTTATCCATTACAAAAGGAGAAGAACAAATGCCCTACCTTAATGCATTAGATGAAAACGTAAGAGAATTTAAAGAGGCGTACCAGAATCTAACAGGAGAAGAAAGTACAATGGATTTTAGTAATGGGCATACCAATTCTGAAAAAGTAAAATTATTGTATGATTCTATTGCTCCAGAATACCACGGAATTTTGTCTGGAGTAGAACAACTTTTGGAGGCTAATAATCTCAGAGAAGGCAACGAAGGTAAAGAGGCAAGTCTAAGAGATGCTGTTGATAGAATAAGACGCTACGAAAGTAGATTTCTTCCTATTATGCAAGAAATTGTTTCTACTTATACAGATGAAGCAAGTGAAAAAGTTACCACAATAGAAAGTGTTCAGCTTTCTGTTATTATGGTGTTAATACTACTTGTCATTGCTTTAGCATTTGCTGTGAAGCCAACAATAAGTAGAGTAGAATCAGCATTCATAGATGTTGAGGTGGCTGCCAAAGAAATTGCAGAAAGAAATCAAGAATTACAAGCGTCAGAAGAAGAGTTGCGTCAGAATGCAGCAAGCCTAGAATCTTCTAATAAATATTTAGAAAAAACACAAAAAGATTTAGCGGGTTATGTTCAGCGTGTTACAGAAGCCAAAAAAATGGCGAAATTGGCAGCTTATGAGCTTTATCCAAAGGAAAACAAAATTATTCATACTGAACACTTAAATTTTGTCTTGAATATAGATGAAGATAAGAAAATTACACCTAATTTATTAGAAAGTTATATCCATAAAGACGATTATGATAAGGTAATTGAGTATCAGCAAGAAGCTATTAAGCATAAAAAAGATAATTTCTATCGTTTGCGTTTGAAAACAGAAGGGTTGAAAGGTTGGCATTGGTTTCAAGGAGCAACACACTGTATTTTGAATAAAAAAGGAGAAGTAGCCTATATTGTTAATAGTTTACAAGACATTACGGAAAGAGTCAATAAAGAAAATCAAGTAGAGAACTTATTACAAGAGGTAAATGCACGAAACCAAGAATTACAATCCTCAGAGGAAGAACTACGCCAAAACTCTGAACAACTACAACTCATCAATGATAATCTTTTTGTAGCTCAAAGAGAGGTAGAAGAAAGACAAAAACTTTTGGTACGTGCCGAAGAACTTGCCCAGATTGGAAGTATAGATTTTATAATTGCTAACAATACCTTCTCTTACTCCAAGAATTTATCAAAAATATATGGTTTGGATGAGGAAGAGATGAAGGATGTAAGAACACATGATAAATATTATAACAAGGAGTTTAGAAAAGAATTTCGTAATAATATAAAACAAATTATAGCAGGTAAAATAGATCATTTTTCTATAGTAGGGTATTTTGACAATTCAAAAGAAAAGATACAAAAAGTACTCAGACTTGAAGCCAACCTTATTAGAGATGTTATTGGGAAGCCAGAGCGTGTAGTGGGAGTAGTACAAGATGTTACACAAGATACACGTCAGAAGGAAGAAATAGAAAGTGCAAGAAAACAGTTAGAGTCGCTTAGTAATAATTTACAAGGAATAATGTATCGTGCCTTGATAGATGAAGACTGGACAATGAAATTTATTTCGAACGGAGTAGAACGCATTACAGGCTATCCAGCTTCTGATTTTATAGACAATAAAGTACGCTCTTTTTCTAGCATCATACATCAAGAAGATAACTTTATCGATGCTGAAATAGAGCAAGCTATAAAAGACAAACAGCCATATAAAGTAGAATATAGACTAGTTCATAAAAATGGTTCTGTAATATGGGTAGAGGAAACTGGGCAAATAGTAGAAGATGAGATAAACAAAGTAGCTTATATCGATGGAGTATTGATGGATATAACTCAAAGAAAAGAAGTAGAAGAGATTATAGAACAACAAACACAAGAATTACTAGACTCTAGTAAGGAATTACAACTACAACAACAACTTCTCTCTGATGCTGAAAGAATGGCAAAAATGGGAAGCTATGTTTGGGATTTACAAACCAGAGAAATAAAACACTCTACAAACCTTCCAAATATTTATGGATTGAGCGAAGATACCCTCATCGACCAAATTATTTTTGATTCTATCATACATCCTGAAGAAAGAGAAGAGCATCAAAGAGCCATTGCAGAAGCGATGATGAAAGGAGATAGACAAGTTTTTACTACTTATAGAGCGAAGCCAAAAGAACTTTCAGACGAACATTGGAAACATTTCCGTACGTATGCCATAATAGAATACAATGAGCAAGGTGAGCCTATTGCAATAATAGGAACAGTACAAGATATTACAGAGGAGGTTCTACAACAGCAAACTACTAAGGAACTTTTAGAGTATCTGACAGAAAACAAGAAGAGTTTAGACGAATCACAACTTTTAGCTCGTGTGGTAAGCTACGATATGGATATCATAACTAAGAAAATTGAATGGTCAGGGAGTTTTGATAATATATTTAAAGTAGAAACTGGGCAAATACCAAAAGATACCATAGTATTTCAAGAGTGGATAGAACAAGAAGATGTAAAAGAACTCAACGAGGCGTGGACTGTTGCTGTCAATGAAAAACAAGAATTCAATGCTGTATATCGTATAAACACACCAAATGAAAAAGTATTTTATGTGAGGGAAAGAGGCTATCCTATCTTTGATAACGAAGGAAGCCTAATAACAATGAAGGGAACACTGCAAGACATAACTCCTTCTGAAGTAGCAAAGAAAAAACTAGAAAGAACTTCGAAACAGTTAGAAAAACAGAATCACAATCTTCTTTCTAGTATCAACTACGCCCAACGTATTCAGTCAGCGATGTTGGGAGGAACACAAGAACTAAACGCAGTTTTTGAAGATGCTTTTGTTTTCTTTGAGCCAAAAGATGTAGTTTCTGGAGATTTTTATTGGTACAATCAAGTAGGAACACGAAAAATAGTTATTGTAGGAGACTGTACAGGACACGGTGTACCAGGGGCTTTTATGTCTTTGTTGGGAACAACACTCTTAAACGAAGCCATTCTGCAAAAACAAATCACTACACCTAGTAAAATTTTGGACTTTATGCAGGCTGAAATTAGAAGAATCTTAAAACAAGATACTACTGGAAACCGTGATGGAATGGATATGGCTATCGTTGTTGTTGATGATTCGGTGGGAATGATGGAGTTTGCAGGAGCAAAAAATCCTTTACTATACGTTCATAAGAAACGTAAAAAAGGAGGAGCTGAAGAAAACATGACAATGATAAAGGGAGATGTACATCCAATAGGAGGTAGAACAGCGAAATTCATAGATGCTCAATATACTAATCATATTATTGAGCTAGAAGATATAGAAACCTTTTATATTTATTCAGATGGCTATCAAGACCAGTTTGGAGGAGAAGAAGGTAGAAAGTTTTTATCCTCTAAATTTAGACAACTTCTCTATGATACTCATGAAAAATCTATGCGTCGCCAAAGAGTTGCCTTGAAAAGAAATCTAATGGATTGGGTGGGTACAGACTATGAACAAACCGACGATATTTGTGTAATGGGAGTAACTGTATAA
- a CDS encoding metallophosphoesterase, producing MKIIKDYLIILILPFLYSCKSVRVEPIPNFSINYGKEDIEKTIFLLGDAGNSDSLTPIFISLKKEIEQNPFSTLIFLGDNIYPYGLIPEEKIKNNPKLMLERKEAEIHINSQLKIVENHKKENVIFVAGNHDWGHEKKLSFIKEEQNYITKKGYHYLPTSGCSTPEILHLSENTLLICLDTQYLIQKQKNSNCELETNQEIYTRLDSIIVANQEKKIIVAAHHLLESESSHGGKFPLRPHLFPSVDLKKKLYIPLPFLGTAYVLMRKAGFSEQDISNSRYRDVKKSLSAIFEKHSNLVYACGHEHTLQYHKFNLESENKNVWRQVNSGAGSKKTFINQNYKKDKKAFFAYADYGFARLDYLKNGKTVVYYYNQNGQVLYSDAW from the coding sequence ATGAAAATAATAAAAGACTATTTAATTATTCTTATTCTGCCATTTTTATATTCTTGCAAATCAGTCAGAGTTGAGCCAATTCCTAATTTCTCTATTAATTATGGCAAAGAAGATATTGAAAAAACAATTTTTCTTTTAGGAGATGCAGGGAATAGCGATTCACTTACACCTATTTTCATCTCCTTAAAAAAGGAAATTGAGCAAAATCCGTTTTCTACACTTATTTTTTTAGGTGATAATATTTATCCTTATGGGCTAATTCCAGAAGAAAAAATAAAAAATAATCCCAAGTTGATGTTAGAGCGAAAAGAAGCTGAAATTCATATCAACTCACAACTCAAAATTGTAGAAAATCATAAAAAAGAAAACGTGATTTTTGTAGCAGGAAATCACGATTGGGGACACGAAAAAAAACTATCTTTCATAAAAGAAGAACAAAACTACATTACAAAAAAAGGTTATCACTATCTACCTACAAGTGGGTGTAGTACACCAGAAATACTTCATTTATCAGAAAATACACTTCTCATTTGTCTAGACACACAATATCTAATTCAAAAACAGAAAAACTCTAATTGTGAGTTAGAAACCAATCAAGAAATCTATACTCGTTTGGATAGTATTATTGTTGCGAATCAAGAGAAAAAAATCATTGTGGCAGCACACCACCTCTTAGAAAGTGAGAGTTCACATGGAGGAAAATTTCCACTTCGTCCTCACTTGTTTCCATCAGTAGATTTGAAGAAAAAACTATATATTCCGTTACCTTTTTTGGGAACAGCTTATGTTTTGATGCGAAAAGCAGGCTTTTCAGAGCAAGATATTTCAAATTCTCGTTATAGAGATGTAAAGAAAAGTCTATCTGCTATTTTTGAAAAACATTCGAACTTAGTGTATGCCTGTGGACACGAACACACTTTACAGTATCATAAATTTAATCTTGAATCTGAAAATAAAAATGTCTGGCGACAAGTTAATAGTGGAGCAGGCTCAAAAAAAACCTTTATTAATCAGAATTACAAAAAAGACAAAAAAGCTTTTTTTGCTTATGCTGATTATGGTTTTGCTCGTTTGGATTACTTAAAAAATGGAAAAACCGTTGTTTATTATTACAATCAGAATGGACAAGTTTTGTATTCTGATGCGTGGTAA
- a CDS encoding AMP-binding protein, whose amino-acid sequence MEAIWKKHYPEGVVKDINPDQYGSLIELIEESIEKYGDKTAYIHMGVEMTFKQIGNYSANFAAFLQNETNLKKGDRIAIQMPNVMQYPIALFGAIRAGLVVVNTNPLYTVREMEHQFTDADIKAIVVLANFAKDVEKVLPHTNIETVIVTEVGDMMGMFKRTLTNFVVKRVKKMVPSYNLPKALPFRYVLAKGRKYPFTPVKVKNSDNAFIQYTGGTTGVAKGAELTHRNVIANAEQIKAWMKPLVREGQEVVLTPLPMYHIFSLTVNTFIFFAYGCSNVLITNPRDLPALIKEMANNKITVMTGVNTLFNGLANHPNINTVDFTRLKIAVAGATAVQSAVAKKWKEVTGNSLVEGFGLTECSPVVSCNPVVGEVQIGTIGMPLPTTEIKLVDDDGNDVTDFNKPGELCVKGPQVMKGYWQRPDETAKCLADDGWLKTGDVAELQEDGFLKIVDRKKDMILVSGFNVYPNEVEDTIALYPKVMEVAAIGIEDEKSGEAVKVFIVKKDDSLTVDEIKKYCKENMTGYKVPKHYEFRDELPKSNVGKILRRVLKDAEKTKMASV is encoded by the coding sequence ATGGAAGCAATTTGGAAAAAACACTATCCAGAAGGAGTAGTAAAAGATATTAATCCAGACCAGTATGGTTCATTGATAGAATTAATTGAGGAAAGTATAGAAAAATATGGAGACAAGACAGCCTATATTCACATGGGGGTAGAGATGACCTTCAAACAAATTGGCAATTATTCAGCTAATTTTGCAGCTTTCTTACAAAACGAAACCAATCTAAAAAAAGGAGACCGAATTGCTATCCAAATGCCAAACGTAATGCAATATCCGATTGCGCTTTTTGGGGCAATTCGTGCAGGCTTAGTAGTAGTAAATACAAATCCACTGTACACAGTGCGTGAAATGGAACACCAATTTACAGATGCTGATATAAAAGCAATAGTAGTTTTAGCCAATTTTGCTAAGGATGTAGAGAAGGTACTGCCTCATACCAACATTGAAACAGTAATAGTTACAGAAGTGGGAGATATGATGGGAATGTTTAAGCGCACACTAACTAATTTTGTAGTGAAGCGTGTCAAAAAAATGGTGCCTTCATACAACTTGCCAAAAGCATTACCCTTCCGTTATGTATTGGCAAAAGGCAGAAAATATCCATTTACTCCTGTAAAAGTAAAAAATTCTGATAATGCTTTCATTCAATATACAGGAGGAACAACTGGTGTAGCTAAAGGGGCAGAACTTACACATAGAAACGTAATTGCTAATGCAGAACAGATAAAAGCATGGATGAAACCACTTGTTAGAGAAGGACAAGAAGTTGTTTTGACGCCACTTCCGATGTATCATATTTTTTCACTTACAGTAAATACATTTATCTTTTTTGCTTACGGATGTAGTAATGTCTTGATTACGAATCCTAGAGATTTGCCAGCACTTATTAAGGAAATGGCAAATAATAAGATTACAGTCATGACAGGTGTAAATACGCTTTTCAATGGGCTTGCTAATCATCCAAACATCAATACTGTTGATTTTACAAGACTCAAAATTGCAGTCGCTGGAGCAACTGCTGTACAAAGTGCCGTAGCGAAAAAATGGAAAGAAGTTACAGGAAACTCATTGGTAGAAGGTTTTGGTCTGACAGAATGTTCGCCAGTTGTGAGTTGTAATCCAGTAGTAGGAGAGGTACAAATTGGAACTATTGGAATGCCACTTCCAACTACAGAAATTAAATTGGTCGATGATGATGGAAATGATGTTACTGACTTTAACAAACCAGGAGAACTTTGTGTAAAAGGACCCCAAGTAATGAAAGGTTATTGGCAGCGTCCAGATGAAACAGCTAAATGTTTGGCAGACGATGGTTGGCTCAAAACAGGCGATGTAGCAGAGCTTCAAGAAGATGGTTTCCTCAAAATTGTTGATAGAAAGAAAGATATGATATTGGTTTCGGGCTTCAATGTATATCCGAATGAAGTAGAAGATACGATTGCACTTTACCCTAAAGTTATGGAAGTAGCTGCTATCGGAATTGAGGATGAAAAGTCTGGAGAAGCTGTAAAGGTATTTATTGTCAAGAAAGATGATTCCTTAACAGTAGATGAAATCAAGAAATATTGTAAGGAAAACATGACAGGCTACAAAGTACCGAAACACTACGAGTTTAGAGATGAACTGCCTAAATCTAATGTAGGAAAAATCTTGCGCCGTGTCTTGAAAGATGCAGAAAAGACCAAAATGGCAAGTGTTTAA